In one Micromonospora polyrhachis genomic region, the following are encoded:
- a CDS encoding hemolysin family protein: MSTTWALLTSLALLALNAFFVAAEFALVASKRYRLEQAAATGGRAARAALAGNRELSLMLAGAQFGITICTLGLGALAEPAIEHLLSPALTAVGLPAATSHVIALVFALALVTFLHLVVGEMAPKSWAITHPERSALLLALPFRAFAWLARPVLWALNGMANATLRLVRVNPQDQLAQAHGPQELRMLLEQSREHGLLAADQHEMLTSMLELQGTLVADVMEPVDRIVAVRRDDTAERIEQVSRDSGRSRLAVLDGPGEVLGVVHVREAVRATTTGRLATAQELMTPAFSLATTASVTEAVAAMRADQVQFAMVTNGAGTGRPVGFVALEDLLEEVIGEFDDETDPVPRGRRMR; this comes from the coding sequence ATGAGTACCACCTGGGCGTTGTTGACCTCCCTGGCCCTGCTGGCGCTGAACGCCTTCTTCGTGGCGGCCGAGTTCGCGCTGGTCGCCAGTAAGCGCTACCGCCTGGAGCAGGCCGCCGCCACCGGTGGCCGGGCGGCCCGGGCGGCGTTGGCGGGCAACCGCGAGTTGTCGCTGATGCTGGCCGGCGCGCAGTTCGGTATCACCATCTGCACCCTGGGTCTCGGTGCGCTCGCCGAGCCGGCGATCGAGCACCTGCTCAGCCCGGCACTGACCGCTGTGGGGCTGCCGGCGGCGACCAGCCACGTCATCGCCCTGGTGTTCGCGCTGGCCCTGGTGACCTTCCTGCACCTGGTGGTCGGCGAGATGGCACCGAAGTCCTGGGCGATCACCCATCCCGAGCGTTCGGCGTTGCTGCTGGCGCTGCCGTTCCGGGCCTTCGCCTGGTTGGCGAGGCCGGTGCTCTGGGCGCTGAACGGCATGGCCAACGCCACGTTGCGGCTGGTCCGGGTGAACCCGCAGGACCAGCTGGCGCAGGCGCACGGGCCGCAGGAGCTGCGGATGCTGCTGGAACAGTCCCGGGAACACGGGCTGCTCGCCGCCGACCAGCACGAGATGCTGACCAGCATGCTCGAACTGCAGGGAACCCTGGTTGCCGACGTGATGGAGCCGGTGGACCGGATCGTCGCGGTGCGCCGGGACGACACCGCCGAGCGGATCGAGCAGGTGTCCCGGGACAGCGGCCGGTCACGGCTGGCGGTGCTGGACGGGCCCGGCGAGGTGCTGGGTGTGGTACACGTACGGGAGGCGGTCCGGGCCACGACGACGGGGCGGTTGGCGACGGCGCAGGAGCTGATGACTCCGGCGTTCAGCCTGGCCACCACCGCGTCGGTGACCGAGGCGGTCGCGGCGATGCGGGCCGACCAGGTGCAGTTCGCCATGGTGACCAACGGCGCGGGCACCGGCCGACCGGTGGGCTTCGTCGCGCTGGAGGACCTGCTGGAGGAGGTCATCGGCGAGTTCGACGACGAGACCGACCCGGTGCCGCGCGGGCGACGGATGCGCTGA
- the leuE gene encoding leucine efflux protein LeuE produces MMSPVLGITDIWTYVLGTIAIVLLPGPNSLFVLSVAARRGISTGYRAAAGVFVGDTVLMVLSAAGVASLLKAYPPIFLVIKYAGAAYLGYVGLTMLRGAWRRWRTRNDLGTPRLIDAAEPAMVRSPFRRAAVISLLNPKAILFFVSFFIQFVDPHYAYPALSFLLLGLIAQVTSALYLSLLIFAGAYLAAQFSQRRRLAAGMTTGIGALFLGFGVKLATASAG; encoded by the coding sequence ATGATGTCGCCTGTGCTAGGGATTACCGACATCTGGACGTACGTGCTGGGAACGATCGCGATCGTCCTGCTACCCGGCCCCAACTCGCTCTTCGTGCTCTCGGTCGCGGCCCGACGCGGAATCTCGACCGGTTACCGGGCCGCCGCCGGGGTGTTCGTCGGCGACACGGTGCTCATGGTGCTCTCCGCCGCCGGGGTCGCGTCGCTACTCAAGGCGTACCCGCCGATCTTCCTGGTGATCAAGTACGCCGGTGCGGCGTACCTCGGTTATGTCGGTCTGACCATGCTGCGCGGGGCCTGGCGGCGCTGGCGGACCCGCAACGATCTCGGCACGCCGCGGCTGATCGACGCCGCCGAGCCGGCGATGGTACGCAGCCCGTTCCGCCGGGCCGCGGTGATCAGTTTGCTGAACCCGAAGGCGATCCTGTTCTTCGTCTCCTTCTTCATCCAGTTCGTCGACCCGCACTATGCCTACCCGGCCCTGTCGTTCCTGCTGCTCGGGCTGATCGCCCAGGTCACCAGCGCCCTCTACCTGAGTTTGCTGATCTTCGCCGGTGCCTACCTGGCGGCGCAGTTCAGTCAGCGCCGGCGGCTGGCCGCCGGGATGACGACCGGGATTGGTGCCCTGTTCCTCGGCTTCGGCGTGAAGCTCGCCACCGCCAGCGCCGGCTGA
- a CDS encoding monovalent cation/H+ antiporter complex subunit F, with product MTAVVVIVTALLAIAAVLALIRIARGPSLLDRVVATDVLLSVVVGALGAEAAINRHATTLPIMVVLSILGFVGSVGVVRFVAREES from the coding sequence ATGACCGCCGTCGTCGTGATCGTCACCGCTCTGCTCGCCATCGCGGCGGTGCTCGCCCTGATCCGGATCGCCCGGGGTCCCTCCCTGCTCGACCGGGTCGTCGCCACCGACGTCCTGCTCTCCGTGGTGGTGGGCGCCCTCGGTGCGGAGGCGGCGATCAACCGGCACGCCACCACCCTGCCGATCATGGTCGTCCTCTCCATCCTCGGTTTCGTCGGTTCGGTGGGCGTCGTCCGGTTCGTGGCGCGGGAGGAATCGTGA
- a CDS encoding hemolysin family protein — protein sequence MLIALGLLLIILLTAATGYFVAQEFGYIAVDRGKLQQLADQGDPAAERALRVTGRLSFMLSGAQLGITVTALLVGYVAEPFLGDGLADLFGLAGMPRSVSLPLSVALALVIATIVQMVFGELAPKNLSIARAETVARALSRSTLIYLTVAKPVIKLFDMAANRLLRRVGIEPVEELPSGATPEDLEQIIAESRQEGHLDAEMSALLDRGLDFRQLTAGEVMVPRVDVHTVRADEPVSRVVELLDTGHSRFPVRGTEGVDDLVGVVGIADVLGVPPEQRGRKLVGAVAGPPLLVPTTLLLPTVLDRLRSGHRQLACVVDEYGGFAGVITLEDIAEELVGPIRDEDDPPERAPTRQADGSWVVPARWRIDEVADSTGIALPEAPEYDTISGLVMRELGRVPEVGDRLEITLAAELDAELPPRALVEVLAVDRHVADSVRLEVAR from the coding sequence GTGTTGATCGCGCTTGGCCTTCTTCTGATCATCCTGTTGACCGCCGCGACCGGTTACTTCGTGGCCCAGGAGTTCGGTTACATCGCCGTCGACCGGGGCAAGCTTCAGCAGCTCGCCGACCAGGGCGACCCGGCAGCCGAACGGGCTCTGAGGGTGACCGGTCGGCTGTCCTTCATGCTCTCCGGTGCCCAGCTCGGCATCACCGTCACCGCACTGCTCGTCGGTTATGTCGCCGAGCCGTTCCTGGGTGACGGGCTGGCCGACCTGTTCGGCCTGGCCGGGATGCCGCGGTCCGTGAGTCTGCCGCTCTCCGTGGCGCTCGCCCTGGTCATCGCCACCATCGTGCAGATGGTGTTCGGCGAACTCGCCCCGAAGAACCTCTCCATCGCCCGAGCCGAGACCGTTGCGCGGGCACTCAGCCGGTCGACGTTGATCTACCTGACTGTCGCCAAACCGGTGATCAAGCTTTTCGACATGGCCGCCAACCGGCTACTGCGCCGGGTGGGCATCGAACCCGTCGAGGAACTGCCGAGCGGGGCCACTCCGGAGGACCTGGAGCAGATCATCGCGGAGTCTCGGCAGGAGGGGCACCTCGACGCGGAGATGTCAGCCCTGCTCGACCGAGGACTGGACTTCCGTCAGCTCACCGCTGGCGAGGTGATGGTGCCCCGGGTCGACGTGCACACCGTACGCGCCGACGAGCCGGTCAGCCGGGTCGTCGAGCTGCTGGACACCGGACACTCTCGGTTCCCGGTACGCGGCACGGAGGGCGTGGACGACCTGGTCGGCGTGGTCGGTATCGCCGACGTGCTGGGGGTCCCGCCGGAGCAGCGGGGCAGGAAGTTGGTTGGTGCGGTGGCCGGACCACCGCTGCTGGTGCCCACGACGCTGCTACTGCCAACGGTGCTGGACCGGCTACGGTCCGGCCACCGGCAGCTCGCCTGCGTGGTGGACGAGTACGGCGGCTTCGCCGGTGTGATCACCCTGGAGGACATCGCCGAGGAACTGGTCGGGCCGATCCGTGACGAGGACGATCCGCCCGAGCGGGCCCCGACCCGGCAGGCCGACGGTTCCTGGGTGGTACCCGCCCGTTGGCGCATCGACGAGGTTGCCGACAGCACCGGCATCGCGCTGCCCGAGGCGCCGGAGTACGACACCATCTCCGGACTGGTGATGCGGGAGTTGGGCCGGGTACCCGAGGTGGGTGACCGGCTGGAGATCACTCTCGCCGCCGAACTGGACGCCGAGCTGCCACCGAGGGCGTTGGTCGAGGTACTCGCCGTCGACCGGCACGTGGCCGACTCCGTACGGCTGGAGGTGGCCCGATGA
- a CDS encoding aminotransferase class I/II-fold pyridoxal phosphate-dependent enzyme, whose amino-acid sequence MAAHYQIIGGTAAAIAASVETGVRTGALQPGAALPAVRALAEQLAVSPATVAKAYQGLRQRGVVETAGRHGTRIRPRPPVAAHRSALRLPPPPGGWDLSAGEPDTRLLPRLGPHLAAIAARDEPPVGYATAGVLPELADRARARLTADGVPADAITVTSGALDGIDRLLAAHLRPGDPVAVEDPGWANLLDLVAALGLRPIGVPVDDDGPTVTGVSAALAAGARALIVTTRAQNPTGAAVTADRAKELRTLLAAHPELLLIEDDHAAELAPVPLHSLAGSTGSWAFLRSTSKPYGPDLRLAVLAGDEATVARVAGRMRVGAGWVSTLLQQLIVRLWQDPAVTAQLAEARDSYDRRRHALRTALADRGVIAYGRTGINLWLPVRDETRVVTMLRDAGYAVAPSSLYRLATGPGVRITISPLTDKDIPPFVDAVTRAMAADTAVPFSA is encoded by the coding sequence GTGGCAGCACATTATCAGATCATCGGTGGTACGGCAGCCGCGATAGCGGCCAGCGTGGAAACCGGCGTACGCACCGGAGCACTGCAACCCGGGGCAGCGCTACCGGCCGTCCGTGCGCTGGCCGAGCAGCTCGCCGTCAGCCCGGCCACCGTCGCCAAGGCGTACCAGGGGCTCCGACAGCGGGGCGTGGTCGAGACCGCCGGTCGCCACGGCACGCGGATCCGCCCCCGGCCCCCGGTCGCCGCCCACCGTTCCGCGCTGCGCCTGCCCCCGCCCCCCGGCGGGTGGGACCTCTCCGCCGGGGAACCCGACACCCGGCTGCTGCCCCGGCTCGGACCCCACCTGGCCGCCATCGCCGCCCGGGACGAGCCGCCGGTCGGCTACGCCACCGCCGGCGTGCTCCCCGAACTGGCCGATCGCGCCCGGGCCCGGCTCACCGCCGACGGCGTCCCGGCGGACGCGATCACCGTCACCAGCGGGGCGCTGGACGGCATCGACCGGCTGCTCGCCGCCCACCTGCGCCCCGGTGACCCGGTGGCGGTGGAGGACCCCGGCTGGGCCAACCTCCTCGACCTGGTCGCCGCCCTCGGGCTGCGCCCCATCGGCGTACCGGTGGACGACGACGGACCCACCGTCACCGGGGTGAGCGCCGCCCTGGCCGCCGGGGCCCGGGCGCTGATCGTCACCACTCGTGCGCAGAACCCGACCGGTGCTGCCGTCACCGCCGACCGGGCCAAGGAACTGCGCACCCTGCTCGCCGCCCACCCCGAGCTGCTGCTGATCGAGGACGACCACGCGGCCGAGCTGGCCCCCGTACCGTTGCACAGCCTGGCCGGGTCCACCGGTAGCTGGGCGTTCCTCCGCTCGACGAGCAAGCCCTACGGGCCTGACCTGCGCCTGGCGGTGCTGGCCGGCGACGAGGCGACCGTGGCCCGAGTCGCCGGCCGAATGCGGGTAGGCGCCGGCTGGGTCTCCACCCTGCTGCAACAGCTGATCGTCAGACTCTGGCAGGACCCGGCCGTGACCGCGCAACTGGCCGAGGCCCGGGACAGCTACGACCGCCGCCGCCATGCCCTGCGCACCGCGCTCGCCGACCGGGGGGTCATCGCGTACGGGCGTACCGGCATCAACCTCTGGCTGCCGGTACGCGACGAGACTCGGGTGGTCACCATGCTGCGCGACGCCGGGTACGCCGTCGCCCCCTCCTCGCTCTACCGGCTGGCCACCGGCCCGGGGGTACGGATCACCATCAGCCCGTTGACCGATAAGGACATTCCGCCATTCGTCGACGCGGTGACCCGGGCGATGGCCGCCGACACCGCCGTCCCGTTCAGCGCCTGA
- the mnhG gene encoding monovalent cation/H(+) antiporter subunit G, translating to MTGGEIMDLLAAVCLIAGALLSLIAGVGLVRFPDVLSRMHAATKPQVLGLLLILIGVGLRLRSGADLTTLLLVGVFQLATAPIAAHLVGRAAYRGGRCEKERLVVDELADQPVRHHGD from the coding sequence GTGACCGGGGGCGAGATCATGGACCTCCTGGCGGCGGTCTGCCTCATCGCCGGTGCGCTGTTGAGCCTCATCGCCGGAGTGGGGCTGGTGCGCTTCCCCGATGTGCTGTCCCGGATGCACGCCGCCACCAAACCACAGGTGCTGGGACTGCTGCTCATCCTGATCGGGGTGGGGCTGCGGTTGCGTAGCGGGGCGGACCTGACCACGCTGCTGCTGGTGGGAGTCTTCCAACTGGCGACCGCTCCGATCGCCGCACATCTGGTCGGGCGGGCCGCCTACCGGGGCGGCCGGTGCGAGAAGGAACGCCTGGTCGTGGACGAACTCGCCGACCAGCCGGTCCGCCACCACGGTGACTGA
- a CDS encoding bifunctional pyridoxamine 5'-phosphate oxidase family protein/GNAT family N-acetyltransferase, with protein MYPKTERTTAHRDRGRIGYQRAVVHAILDEAYHCVLAFTVDGEPRALPTLHVRVDDTVYLHGSTGSRPLLAARGTDGLAVCLTVTLLDGLVYGRSQFHHSANYRSVIAHGTARLVTDEAEKQAAMTALVEKVGRGRATDSRPPTRKELAETAVLALPLHEVSTRVRMGGVDDDPADHDLSYWAGVVPLRLVPGPPEPDAGVSAPLPAYLRPAHSPWLTAAPMRGEHVILEPLDLSQVDGLYAATAAPEVWQHLGNPMPRNRDDVAAIVAEALRAAHRGDRVPWVQRCATTGQVVGSTSYYDVDEVRRTVAIGYTFLGQPWWRTGINTEAKLLLLTRAFEELGAVRVVWHTDIRNARSQRAIERLGAQREGVLRMHKQRPDGSWRDTVVYSMTADEWPSVQATLRDRLRRGVPVAG; from the coding sequence ATGTACCCGAAGACGGAACGGACCACCGCCCACCGCGACCGGGGCCGGATCGGCTACCAGCGGGCGGTGGTTCACGCGATCCTCGACGAGGCATACCACTGCGTGCTGGCCTTCACCGTCGACGGCGAGCCCCGAGCACTGCCCACCCTGCACGTACGCGTAGACGACACCGTCTACCTGCACGGCTCCACCGGCAGCCGGCCGCTGCTGGCCGCCCGAGGCACCGACGGGCTGGCCGTCTGCCTCACCGTCACCCTGCTCGACGGGCTCGTCTACGGCCGCTCCCAGTTCCACCACAGCGCCAACTACCGCTCGGTGATCGCGCACGGCACCGCCCGACTGGTCACCGACGAAGCCGAGAAGCAGGCCGCGATGACCGCCCTGGTCGAGAAGGTGGGTCGGGGCCGGGCCACCGACAGCCGGCCGCCGACCCGCAAGGAACTCGCCGAGACGGCGGTGCTGGCGCTGCCCCTGCACGAGGTGTCGACCCGGGTCCGGATGGGTGGGGTCGACGACGATCCTGCCGACCACGACCTGTCGTACTGGGCCGGGGTGGTGCCGCTACGGCTGGTGCCAGGCCCCCCGGAACCCGACGCCGGAGTCTCCGCCCCGCTGCCCGCGTACCTGCGGCCGGCGCACTCGCCGTGGCTGACCGCCGCACCGATGCGGGGCGAGCACGTGATCCTGGAACCGCTGGACCTGTCCCAGGTCGACGGCCTGTACGCCGCCACCGCCGCGCCTGAGGTGTGGCAGCATCTCGGCAACCCGATGCCTCGTAACCGCGACGACGTGGCGGCGATCGTGGCCGAGGCGCTGCGCGCCGCCCACCGGGGCGACCGGGTGCCCTGGGTACAGCGTTGCGCGACCACCGGCCAGGTCGTCGGCAGCACGTCCTACTACGACGTCGACGAGGTCCGGCGCACGGTCGCCATCGGCTACACGTTCCTCGGTCAGCCCTGGTGGCGTACCGGTATCAACACCGAGGCCAAGCTGCTGCTGCTCACCCGGGCTTTCGAGGAGTTGGGCGCGGTACGGGTGGTCTGGCACACCGACATCCGCAACGCTCGCTCACAGCGGGCCATCGAGCGGCTCGGGGCGCAGCGGGAAGGTGTGCTGCGGATGCACAAGCAGCGGCCGGACGGGTCGTGGCGGGACACCGTCGTCTACTCGATGACCGCCGACGAGTGGCCATCCGTACAGGCCACACTGCGGGACCGGCTGCGTCGAGGCGTACCCGTGGCCGGATGA
- a CDS encoding UdgX family uracil-DNA binding protein (This protein belongs to the uracil DNA glycosylase superfamily, members of which act in excision repair of DNA. However, it belongs more specifically to UdgX branch, whose founding member was found to bind uracil in DNA (where it does not belong), without cleaving it, appears to promote DNA repair by a pathway involving RecA, rather than base excision.), protein MAETTTAPGAQHFIPPDADDLAALRTAATDCRGCELYQDATQTVFGRGNANARVVFVGEQPGDVEDQKGLPFVGPAGHLLRRAVDDAGLNPRELYITNAVKHFRFELRGKRRIHQTPDQVHIVACRPWLVAEFAQLQPEVVVVLGATAAKALLGPSFRVTRSRGVLMPWPDSAQRPQDFTRVPTDATGQLGSVPPAQLVATIHPSAVLRADNREIAYAGLVDDLKVVAGALAA, encoded by the coding sequence ATGGCCGAAACCACGACCGCGCCCGGTGCCCAGCACTTCATCCCACCGGACGCCGACGACCTGGCGGCGCTACGCACCGCCGCCACCGACTGCCGGGGCTGCGAGCTCTATCAGGACGCCACCCAGACCGTCTTCGGGCGAGGCAACGCCAACGCCCGGGTGGTCTTCGTCGGCGAGCAGCCGGGTGACGTGGAGGACCAGAAGGGACTGCCGTTCGTCGGGCCGGCCGGACACCTGCTTCGTCGGGCGGTGGACGACGCCGGCCTGAACCCTCGCGAGCTGTACATCACCAACGCCGTCAAGCACTTCCGGTTCGAGCTGCGGGGCAAACGGCGCATCCACCAGACCCCCGACCAGGTGCACATAGTGGCCTGTCGGCCCTGGCTGGTCGCCGAGTTCGCCCAGTTGCAACCGGAGGTCGTCGTGGTGCTCGGTGCGACCGCCGCCAAGGCCCTGCTCGGCCCGTCGTTTCGGGTCACCCGGTCCCGGGGCGTGTTGATGCCCTGGCCCGACTCGGCCCAGCGGCCGCAGGACTTCACCCGAGTGCCGACCGACGCCACCGGCCAGCTCGGGTCGGTGCCGCCAGCCCAACTGGTTGCCACCATCCACCCGTCGGCGGTGCTGCGCGCCGACAACCGCGAGATCGCGTACGCCGGACTGGTCGACGACCTGAAGGTCGTCGCCGGTGCCCTCGCCGCCTGA
- a CDS encoding TrmH family RNA methyltransferase: MHGANLGTLLRTCDAVGACLVVPPFRWVDEAVARGNTLRRPSCVHRVGNPVRWLESERANGSHIVGVELADEAIRLADLPAADRRTIMILGHEASGIPSEALDLLDRAVEIPMVGTGHSLNVAVAGSLVLYKLAGLL, translated from the coding sequence ATGCACGGGGCGAACCTCGGCACCCTGCTACGCACCTGCGACGCAGTCGGCGCTTGCCTGGTGGTTCCACCTTTCCGCTGGGTCGACGAGGCCGTTGCCAGGGGAAACACGCTGCGCCGGCCCAGTTGCGTACATCGGGTCGGGAATCCGGTCCGCTGGCTGGAGAGTGAACGCGCCAACGGCTCGCATATCGTCGGCGTGGAACTGGCCGACGAGGCGATCCGCTTGGCCGATCTCCCGGCGGCCGACCGCCGGACCATCATGATCCTCGGCCACGAGGCTTCCGGCATCCCCTCCGAAGCCCTGGACCTGCTCGACCGCGCGGTGGAGATCCCCATGGTCGGCACCGGCCACAGTCTCAACGTCGCGGTCGCCGGCTCGCTTGTCCTGTACAAACTCGCGGGACTGCTCTGA
- a CDS encoding GbsR/MarR family transcriptional regulator, with the protein MPALSDPAERLALSLAQGGMQRMTARVLAALLFTEQETLTAGEITELLTSSSGSVSMALKSLTSVGLVERVPAPGSRREHFRVRSDAWATLMSDQNQMVRVMREAAEEGIAATGENSTAGRRLAEMRDFYDYLWRELPALIDAWRTRRPAP; encoded by the coding sequence ATGCCAGCGCTGAGCGACCCCGCGGAACGCCTCGCCCTGAGCCTCGCCCAGGGGGGCATGCAACGGATGACAGCCCGGGTGCTCGCGGCACTGCTCTTCACCGAGCAGGAAACCCTCACGGCCGGCGAGATCACGGAACTGCTCACCAGCAGCTCCGGAAGCGTCTCGATGGCGTTGAAGTCGCTCACCTCGGTCGGACTGGTCGAACGGGTGCCGGCCCCTGGCAGCCGCCGGGAACACTTCCGCGTCCGCAGCGACGCATGGGCCACGCTCATGTCGGACCAGAACCAGATGGTGCGGGTGATGCGCGAGGCCGCCGAAGAGGGCATCGCGGCCACCGGCGAGAACAGCACCGCCGGTCGACGTCTCGCGGAGATGCGGGACTTCTACGACTACCTGTGGCGGGAACTACCCGCCCTGATCGACGCGTGGAGAACCCGACGGCCGGCCCCCTAG
- a CDS encoding ABC transporter ATP-binding protein — protein sequence MGDVIQLEKLSKTYGSRRGLVELDLTVSEGEVFGYLGPNGAGKSTTIRLLLDLIRPTGGRALLFGRDPREHAVDLHRRIGYLAGDFVVDPRQRVGECLTFLAALRGGVPKTRIAELATRLDLDLSARIKTLSKGNRQKVGLVQAFMHQPDLLILDEPTSGLDPLVQQTFLDLVREAKAAGQTVLMSSHIMAEVEAVADRVGIIREGRLVALDTVARLRDHAVHRFEITFTGSVDHAALAALPGISDLTVDGSTVRLALATGPDTLIQVLARHQVASLRASKPDLEELFFAYYQPTDAGSRENSHA from the coding sequence ATGGGAGACGTGATTCAGCTGGAGAAGCTGAGCAAGACGTACGGGTCCCGCCGTGGCCTGGTCGAACTCGACCTGACGGTGTCCGAGGGGGAGGTCTTCGGCTACCTCGGTCCGAACGGCGCCGGGAAGTCGACGACCATTCGACTGCTGCTGGACCTGATCAGACCAACCGGCGGCCGGGCCCTGCTGTTCGGCCGCGACCCACGAGAGCACGCGGTGGACCTACACCGCCGAATCGGCTACCTTGCCGGCGACTTCGTGGTCGACCCCCGCCAACGGGTGGGAGAGTGCCTGACGTTCCTGGCCGCCCTGCGCGGCGGCGTCCCGAAGACCCGTATCGCGGAGTTGGCCACTCGGCTGGACCTGGACCTGTCCGCCCGGATCAAGACCCTCTCTAAGGGCAACCGGCAGAAGGTCGGCCTGGTACAGGCGTTCATGCACCAGCCCGACCTGTTGATCCTCGACGAGCCGACCTCCGGTCTGGACCCGTTGGTCCAGCAGACCTTTCTGGACCTCGTACGAGAGGCCAAGGCCGCCGGACAGACCGTCCTCATGTCCTCGCACATCATGGCCGAGGTCGAGGCGGTCGCCGACCGGGTCGGGATCATCCGGGAGGGCCGGCTCGTCGCCCTCGACACCGTCGCCCGGCTCCGTGACCACGCCGTACACCGATTCGAGATCACCTTCACCGGATCCGTCGACCATGCGGCCCTCGCCGCGCTTCCCGGCATCTCCGATCTCACCGTCGACGGTTCGACCGTACGACTCGCCCTGGCCACCGGCCCCGACACGCTGATCCAGGTCCTCGCCCGCCACCAGGTCGCCAGCCTGCGTGCCAGCAAACCCGACCTGGAGGAACTCTTCTTCGCCTACTACCAACCAACCGACGCCGGCAGCAGGGAGAACAGCCATGCCTAA
- a CDS encoding sporulation protein — translation MPPGLGATGLSVNTVLTNPSTRPGLRLPGRVVLTAGSADVPVEQVVLGLVTQVEPDDLAAGRVLMEFHRVTVAGPFVVPAGQRRAVAFALAMPWETPITVINGLRPLTLRMGLRTEVGVDPMFDQGGMLPVYVHPLPAQERIFSALAALEFRLRQAGLQSGRLPGVAQTLPFHQKIGFWAPPLYAGPFSELEVTLLTNRYGVEAIFGLDRRAAMAGAGHYSLSRFLVRHTSASGGDDWVNLIDGWLRQAINRHAYAASGYRNPTPIVESAHVTHPPEDPQESHSAKAAEQGTAGGGAGIGGGGGGDGT, via the coding sequence ATGCCGCCCGGGCTCGGTGCTACGGGCCTGTCCGTCAACACCGTCCTGACGAATCCGAGTACCCGGCCGGGGCTGCGCCTGCCCGGCCGGGTGGTCCTCACGGCCGGCTCTGCGGACGTACCGGTGGAGCAGGTCGTGCTCGGGCTGGTCACCCAGGTGGAGCCGGACGACCTGGCCGCCGGCCGGGTCCTGATGGAGTTTCACCGGGTGACCGTGGCCGGTCCGTTCGTGGTGCCGGCGGGCCAGCGGCGTGCGGTGGCGTTCGCCCTGGCGATGCCCTGGGAGACCCCGATAACGGTGATCAACGGCCTGCGGCCGCTCACCCTGCGAATGGGGTTGCGCACCGAGGTCGGGGTCGACCCGATGTTCGACCAGGGCGGCATGCTTCCGGTGTACGTACATCCGCTGCCGGCCCAGGAACGGATCTTCTCGGCGTTGGCCGCGTTGGAGTTCCGCCTACGGCAGGCGGGACTCCAGTCGGGCCGGCTGCCCGGGGTGGCCCAGACACTGCCGTTCCACCAGAAGATCGGGTTCTGGGCACCGCCGCTCTACGCCGGGCCCTTCTCCGAGCTGGAGGTGACCCTGCTGACCAACCGGTACGGGGTGGAGGCCATCTTCGGGCTCGACCGGCGGGCGGCGATGGCCGGGGCGGGGCATTACAGCCTGAGTCGGTTCCTGGTGCGGCACACCTCCGCCAGCGGTGGCGACGACTGGGTGAACCTGATCGACGGTTGGCTGCGGCAGGCGATCAACCGGCACGCCTATGCGGCGTCCGGCTATCGGAACCCCACCCCCATCGTGGAGTCGGCCCACGTCACCCATCCGCCGGAGGACCCTCAGGAGAGCCACTCGGCCAAGGCCGCCGAGCAGGGCACCGCTGGCGGCGGCGCCGGGATCGGCGGTGGAGGCGGCGGCGACGGCACGTGA